In Pseudoclavibacter sp. Marseille-Q3772, the sequence CTGGCGCCGATTCGCCGCGCGAGCCGTTTACCGACCCGGGATTTTCCCGCAGCCGGTGGACCGATCAGGATGACGCTCATACCCGCCACTCACTGCGCGAATCGCCCATCGGAGTTTCGTCGACATCGCCCTCGACGGCATCCGCGTCAACCAGTTCGCTACTAGTGCGCATTTCCGCCGGAATGTTGTCGAGGTACGCCCGGTAGTTTCGCTGCACTTCCGCAAGCGAATCGCCGCCGAACTTCTCGAGCACCGCATCGGCAACGATCAGCGCGACCATTGCCTCGGCGACGACTCCGGATGCGGGCACAGCGGTCACGTCCGAGCGCTGGTGGTGCGCGGTCGCGTTCTTGCCGGTGGCGATATCAACGGTGTGCAGTGCGTTCGGTACGGTCGCAATCGGTTTCATGCCGGTACGAACACGCAGGACACCACCGGTGGTCATACCGCCTTCGATACCACCGGCACGGTCGCTCGTGCGGTGGATGCGATCACCGACCCGATACATCGGGTCGTGCGCGCTTGTACCCGGACGGCGAGTGGTTTGCAGACCATCACCCACCTCAACCGATTTAATCGCCTGAATACTCATCAGCGCGCCGGCCAGTCGGGAATCCAACCGTCGATCCCAATGCACATAGCTGCCGAGTCCAGGCGGCAACCCGTACACCAGCACTTCCGTTACCCCACCGAGGGTGTCGGCTTGTTTGCGGATCTCATCAATGCGCGCGACCATCCGCTCACTTGTGGCCGGGTCAATGCAGCGCACCGGATCCGCATCCAAACGCTCAACATCATCGGCAAGCGGCGGGGCGATCTCAGCCGGTAGCTCAACGTCTCCCATGGCCACGGTGTGACTTACCGTGCGAATACCGAGTTCCGCAAGAAACTTCTTCGCCACAGCACCGAGGGCAACACGCGCGGCAGTCTCACGCGCGCTCGCACGCTCCAGTGCGGGGCGTGCCTCGCTAAACCCATACTTCTGCATCCCAACCAGATCAGCGTGACCGGGACGAGGCCGCGTCAGCGGTGTGCCTCGACCGGTTTCGAAGACCTCATCGGCAACCGGTTCCGGGCTCATTACTTCGGTC encodes:
- the aroC gene encoding chorismate synthase, whose product is MLRWITAGESHGRELLAVLEGLPAGIPISLAEVQADLARRKLGHGRGGRMKFEQDELTLSSGVRHGLTIGSPLGIRIQNTEWPKWTEVMSPEPVADEVFETGRGTPLTRPRPGHADLVGMQKYGFSEARPALERASARETAARVALGAVAKKFLAELGIRTVSHTVAMGDVELPAEIAPPLADDVERLDADPVRCIDPATSERMVARIDEIRKQADTLGGVTEVLVYGLPPGLGSYVHWDRRLDSRLAGALMSIQAIKSVEVGDGLQTTRRPGTSAHDPMYRVGDRIHRTSDRAGGIEGGMTTGGVLRVRTGMKPIATVPNALHTVDIATGKNATAHHQRSDVTAVPASGVVAEAMVALIVADAVLEKFGGDSLAEVQRNYRAYLDNIPAEMRTSSELVDADAVEGDVDETPMGDSRSEWRV